AAAATCCTGGACGGCACTTTCCCCGCCAGCGTGCGGACGGTGGCATTGGCCAACAATTCGATTGCCAACACCCACTACACGGCCATTCCCTTCAATGCCCCCAACAAACCGGGGGCTATGGTCCTGGCCAATTTTCTGCTCTCGCCCACGGCCCAGCTCTCGAAATACAAGCCTGAAAACTGGGGGGATTTTCCGGCCATTGATCTCGACCGCCTGGACCAGTCCCAACGCCGACGCTTCGAGGATGTCGACCTCGGTCCGGCCACATTGAGCGCCGAGACCCTGGCTGAGCACGCGGTCCCTGAAATTCCCATCGGCTATCTGGAAGCCATTGAAGCCGATTGGAAGTCCCGAGTCCTGACCAATTGACTATGACCTTGCGTCAGATACTCCGCCTCGCCCCGCTCCTCGCTCCGTTCGGGATCCTTTTGGCTGGCGGCGTGGGATTGACAGTGGCCCAATCCCTGGGAGTCCTTCTCCCGGTGCCTGTCCCGGGAGGGCCACTGGAAGGATACCGGGCCGTGCTCAGTGCGCCCGGATTCTGGGAGACCTGTCTGTTTTCCCTCGGCGTGGCCCTGGCCTCCGCCCTGCTGAGCGTCGCCACCGGTACCTGGCTTGGCTACGCCCTATGGCGACTTCCGCCGCAAATGCGGCGGCTCGGGATCGTCTACAAACTCCAACTCATCCTGCCCCATCTGAGCGTGGCCTTTGTCGTCCTTCTTTTTTGGAGCCCGACCGGGATTCTGGCCTCTGTCCTGTATCAGCTCGGCCTGCTGGAAGCCCCGGACCAATTTCCGAATATCCTCTACTCCGGATACGGTCTGGGGATGATCCTGGCCTACACCTGCAAGGGGGTGCCCTTTGTCATGCTTCTGGTGCTGGCGCTCCTGGCCCGTTTTGACCGCCGCCAGCTGGCGACCGCACGCATGCTTGGGGCCGGGTGGTGGCAAACCGCACGCTATGTCCTTTATCCCCATTTGCGCCCGGCAACGCACACATCGTTTATCATCCTCTTTTTGTACAGCTTCGGCGCTTTCGACATCCCGTTTATCCTCGGAGAAAGCCGTCCGGGCATGCTCAGCATCGCCGTGTTCAACCGCTACTTCAAATCCCCGCTCGACAAACGGCCCGAAGCAATGGCCATGCTGGTCATCATGTTTCTCTTTGCGGCCACGTTTATCGTTCTCTACGGACGGATCGTGCGCCACATCGACAACGCGGCGCGGAAATTATAACCCATGCGACCATTAGCAAAGCAGAACCGCTGGTACCATATCCTCTTTTTCCTGGGGGTGGTTGTCCTGTTTTGCTCCCCTGTCGTGGTCCTGGTGCTCTCCAGCATCGGCCCGCACTGGCAGTTCCCCCACCTCTGGCCGCAGGAGGTGTCCTGGGAGCCGCTCAACACGCTTTGGAACCAGCGGCTTCCCCTGCTGCGACATCTGTCGAGTTCCATAGGCTATTCTCTGGCAACGGTGGCGACCACATTGCTTATGTGCCTGACGCCCGCGGCCACCCTGGCCCACAGCCATTTTCGGGGCAAGACGCTTCTCGAAGGATTGTTGCTCACCCCAGCCCTGGTCCCGCCGATGACCTATGCCATGGGGTTGCACGTCGCGTTTTTGCACACCGGGCTCGCCGACACCTTCGCTGGCGTGGTTTTGGTCCTCTCCCTTTTCAGCTTTCCCTATATGCTGCGTCCCCTTGTGGCCGGATTTGAACAGATGGGGACCAGTTATGGCCAATGCGCTCGCAATCTCGGCGCTTCCCGCCTGCGCACGGCCCTGGAAATCGAACTCCCCCTCTTGCTGCCTTCCATTCTCGCCGGAGGCAGTGTGGTCTTTCTGGTTGCGTTCTCCGAATATTTCCTTGTCTTTTTGATTGGAGGCGGTTCGGTCGAATCCTTTACCGGTTTCCTGGTCCCCCTCCTGCAATCTTCAAACCGCGCTCTGGCTTCGGCCTGCACATTGCTCTTTCTGCTCGTTCCGCTCATGTTGTTCGCCGCCAGTGAAGGCGTCGTGGCCGCCTATTGGCGCAAACGGGGCGCCCCGATCTGAGCAGCTTCTGCAGGACAGCTGCCCTGACCGGACGCTTCGCCGCGCATTGTCAAACGATCTCAGGCAAGGTAGCTCTCGGATATGGATTTTTTACATTGGCTTATCTTGTTAGCCATTTATGGCATAGCACTGGGCACTGCCGGGCATGCCCTGATGTACAAACGCGACCCCCGTTCAGCCCTGACCTGGATCGCCATCAGTCTGGCCATCCCGCCCGTCGGCTCGCTGCTCTATTTTCTGCTGGGCATCAACCGGGTGCGCACCAAGGCCCAAAAGGAAAAGCAGCGGGCTCCGCTGACGATCTGGGGCCAGGGCCTGACCTTCGGTTCTCCCTCCGGGCACAATCCCTGGGACGCCCTTGCCCCACAATACCGGGAAATCGCCCGCATGGCCGATGCGCTCACCCGTTGGCCCC
The sequence above is drawn from the Desulfohalobium retbaense DSM 5692 genome and encodes:
- a CDS encoding ABC transporter permease, which codes for MTLRQILRLAPLLAPFGILLAGGVGLTVAQSLGVLLPVPVPGGPLEGYRAVLSAPGFWETCLFSLGVALASALLSVATGTWLGYALWRLPPQMRRLGIVYKLQLILPHLSVAFVVLLFWSPTGILASVLYQLGLLEAPDQFPNILYSGYGLGMILAYTCKGVPFVMLLVLALLARFDRRQLATARMLGAGWWQTARYVLYPHLRPATHTSFIILFLYSFGAFDIPFILGESRPGMLSIAVFNRYFKSPLDKRPEAMAMLVIMFLFAATFIVLYGRIVRHIDNAARKL
- a CDS encoding ABC transporter permease, which translates into the protein MRPLAKQNRWYHILFFLGVVVLFCSPVVVLVLSSIGPHWQFPHLWPQEVSWEPLNTLWNQRLPLLRHLSSSIGYSLATVATTLLMCLTPAATLAHSHFRGKTLLEGLLLTPALVPPMTYAMGLHVAFLHTGLADTFAGVVLVLSLFSFPYMLRPLVAGFEQMGTSYGQCARNLGASRLRTALEIELPLLLPSILAGGSVVFLVAFSEYFLVFLIGGGSVESFTGFLVPLLQSSNRALASACTLLFLLVPLMLFAASEGVVAAYWRKRGAPI